From a region of the Helianthus annuus cultivar XRQ/B chromosome 5, HanXRQr2.0-SUNRISE, whole genome shotgun sequence genome:
- the LOC110941803 gene encoding thioredoxin-like 1-2, chloroplastic — protein sequence MASSLNSIILPGYLTSFKETLINPNGSLSSSVFPTDLTQRSQLFSDHKGLTSSSWNAKTPVLAHASICVSKSMRWWEKTLKPNMIEINSAQEFVDTLSNSGDRLVIVDFYSPGCGGCKALYPKICQLAESNPKAIFLQVNYEELKPMCQSLHIHVLPFFRFYKGHEGKICSFSCTVATIKKFKDALSKYKPDGCNLGPAKGLEESELLTLASIGQISYNLPLKSTEVDLDPKKMNPSSKNLLLA from the exons ATGGCTTCTTCATTAAACTCCATTATTTTGCCTGGTTATTTGACTTCTTTTAAAGAAACTTTAATAAACCCAAAtgggtctctttcttcttcaGTTTTCCCCACTGATTTGACCCAAAGATCACAGCTTTTTTCAGATCACAAGGGTTTAACTTCAAGTTCTTGGAATGCCAAAACCCCTGTTCTT GCACATGCTTCAATATGTGTTAGCAAATCAATGAGATGGTGGGAAAAGACATTAAAGCCCAACATGATTGAGATCAATTCAGCCCAAGAGTTTGTGGATACACTATCAAATTCAGGGGATAGATTGGTCATTGTGGACTTTTATTCACCTGGTTGTGGTGGTTGTAAAGCTCTATATCCCAAG ATCTGTCAATTAGCTGAGTCAAACCCTAAAGCAATTTTCCTCCAAGTGAACTATGAAGAACTCAAACCCATGTGTCAATCTCTCCATATTCATGTTCTGCCATTTTTTAGATTCTACAAAGGTCATGAGGGCAAGATTTGCAGCTTTAGCTGCACTGTTGCAact ATCAAGAAATTCAAGGATGCATTATCAAAGTACAAGCCAGATGGATGTAATCTTGGTCCAGCTAAAGGATTAGAAGAGTCTGAGCTGTTGACTTTAGCTTCAATTGGTCAAATTTCTTATAATTTGCCATTAAAGTCAACTGAGGTTGATTTGGATCCTAAGAAAATGAACCCATCCAGCAAGAATTTGCTTCTTGCATAG